A genomic window from Streptomyces sp. HUAS YS2 includes:
- a CDS encoding pyridoxamine 5'-phosphate oxidase family protein codes for MPFDESADEQRAIELLTRVAYGRVATSMRALPFVAPARHVVDDGRLVLRLHRSLGYHEACDGSVVVYGADNLGSGAPEAWSVQFTGTAALVEPTQAQLAAFGPAPALAEGEREEAVYLRIEPHFATVHQLSGERRTHHTG; via the coding sequence ATGCCCTTCGACGAATCCGCCGACGAACAGCGCGCCATCGAACTGCTGACCCGCGTCGCGTACGGCCGGGTCGCGACCAGCATGCGGGCGCTACCCTTCGTCGCCCCCGCCCGGCACGTCGTGGACGACGGCCGGCTCGTGCTGCGGCTGCACCGCAGCCTCGGCTACCACGAGGCATGCGACGGCAGCGTCGTCGTGTACGGGGCGGACAACCTGGGCTCCGGAGCGCCGGAGGCCTGGTCCGTGCAGTTCACCGGCACCGCGGCGCTCGTCGAGCCCACCCAGGCCCAGCTCGCGGCCTTCGGGCCCGCGCCGGCGCTCGCGGAGGGGGAGCGCGAAGAGGCGGTCTATCTGCGCATCGAGCCCCATTTCGCAACCGTGCACCAGCTGTCCGGAGAGCGACGGACTCACCACACCGGGTGA
- a CDS encoding alpha-ketoacid dehydrogenase subunit beta — MAVQKLPLAKALNESLRKALETDPKVVIMGLDVGKLGGVFRITDGLQKDFGEDRVVDTPLAESGIVGTAIGLALRGYRPVVEIQFDGFVFPAYDQIVTQLAKMRARSLGTVKMPVVIRIPYGGGIGAVEHHSESPESLFAHVAGLKVVTPANSSDAYWMLQQAIQSDDPVIFFEPKRRYWDKGEVDTEAIPGELHKARVAREGTDLTLVAYGPMVKTCLEAAAAAAEEGRSIEVVDLRSISPLDFDTIQTSVEKTRRLVVVHEAPVFFGSGAEIAARITERCFYHLEAPVLRVGGYHAPYPPARLEEEYLPGLDRVLDAVDRSLAY; from the coding sequence ATGGCTGTTCAGAAGCTTCCCCTCGCCAAGGCGCTCAACGAGTCGCTCCGCAAGGCCCTGGAGACCGACCCCAAGGTCGTCATCATGGGCCTCGACGTCGGCAAGCTCGGCGGTGTCTTCCGGATCACCGACGGCCTGCAGAAGGACTTCGGCGAGGACCGGGTCGTCGACACCCCGCTGGCCGAGTCCGGCATCGTCGGCACCGCGATCGGCCTCGCGCTGCGCGGCTACCGGCCGGTCGTGGAGATCCAGTTCGACGGCTTCGTCTTCCCCGCGTACGACCAGATCGTCACCCAGCTGGCGAAGATGCGGGCCCGTTCGCTCGGCACCGTGAAGATGCCGGTCGTCATCCGCATCCCGTACGGCGGCGGCATCGGCGCGGTCGAGCACCACTCCGAGTCCCCCGAGTCGCTCTTCGCGCACGTCGCGGGCCTCAAGGTGGTCACCCCGGCGAACTCCTCCGACGCCTACTGGATGCTCCAGCAGGCGATCCAGAGCGACGACCCGGTGATCTTCTTCGAGCCCAAGCGCCGCTACTGGGACAAGGGCGAGGTCGACACCGAGGCCATCCCGGGCGAGCTGCACAAGGCCCGCGTCGCCCGCGAGGGCACGGACCTCACGCTCGTCGCGTACGGCCCGATGGTGAAGACCTGCCTGGAGGCCGCCGCGGCCGCCGCCGAGGAGGGCCGCTCGATCGAGGTCGTGGACCTGCGCTCGATCTCCCCGCTCGACTTCGACACGATCCAGACCTCGGTCGAGAAGACCCGCAGGCTGGTCGTCGTCCACGAGGCCCCGGTCTTCTTCGGCTCCGGCGCGGAGATCGCCGCCCGGATCACCGAGCGCTGCTTCTACCACCTGGAGGCCCCGGTCCTGCGGGTCGGCGGCTACCACGCGCCGTATCCGCCGGCGCGCCTGGAGGAGGAGTACCTGCCGGGCCTGGACAGGGTGCTCGACGCCGTCGACCGCTCGCTGGCGTACTGA
- a CDS encoding dihydrolipoamide acetyltransferase family protein: MPDVGEGLTEAEILKWYVQPGDTVSDGQVVCEVETAKAAVELPIPFDGTVHELRFAEGTTVDVGEVIISVNVGGAAPAEVAEQAAAPAAAPAAAAPAPAAAPAAEAEAEPEGRQPVLVGYGVAASSTKRRPRKGTEGAPAQAAAAVQGELNGHGGVATATRPLAKPPVRKLAKDLGVDLASVVPTGPDGIITREDVHAAAAPAPAVPAPAPVTEAPAPVPAPVAAAAVASDARETRVPIKGVRKATAAAMVGSAFTAPHVTEFVTFDITRTMKLVEELKSDKDMAGLRVNPLLLIAKAVLVAAKRNPEINAAWDEANQEIVLKHYVNLGIAAATPRGLIVPNIKDAHAQTLPELSRSLSELVATAREGKTTPAAMQGGTFTITNVGVFGVDTGTPILNPGESAILAVGAIKLQPWVHKGKVKPRQVTTLALSFDHRLVDGELGSKFLADVAAILEQPKRLITWS; the protein is encoded by the coding sequence ATGCCCGACGTGGGCGAGGGCCTCACCGAGGCCGAGATCCTCAAGTGGTACGTCCAGCCCGGTGACACGGTCTCCGACGGCCAGGTCGTCTGCGAGGTCGAGACGGCCAAGGCTGCGGTCGAGCTGCCGATCCCGTTCGACGGCACCGTGCACGAGCTGCGCTTCGCCGAGGGCACGACGGTCGACGTCGGCGAGGTCATCATCTCGGTGAACGTCGGCGGCGCCGCGCCCGCCGAGGTCGCCGAGCAGGCCGCCGCCCCGGCTGCGGCTCCGGCCGCCGCCGCACCCGCCCCGGCTGCGGCTCCGGCCGCGGAGGCCGAGGCCGAGCCGGAGGGCCGCCAGCCCGTCCTGGTCGGCTACGGCGTCGCCGCGAGCTCGACCAAGCGTCGCCCCCGCAAGGGCACCGAGGGGGCGCCCGCCCAGGCCGCCGCGGCGGTCCAGGGCGAGCTCAACGGGCACGGCGGGGTCGCCACGGCCACCCGGCCGCTGGCCAAGCCCCCCGTGCGCAAGCTCGCCAAGGACCTCGGCGTCGACCTGGCCTCGGTCGTTCCGACCGGCCCCGACGGCATCATCACCCGCGAGGACGTCCACGCGGCCGCCGCACCGGCCCCGGCCGTCCCGGCGCCCGCCCCCGTGACCGAGGCCCCGGCCCCGGTGCCGGCCCCCGTGGCAGCCGCCGCGGTGGCCTCCGACGCCCGGGAGACCCGGGTGCCGATCAAGGGCGTGCGGAAGGCGACGGCGGCGGCGATGGTCGGCTCGGCCTTCACCGCGCCGCACGTCACCGAGTTCGTCACCTTCGACATCACGCGCACGATGAAGCTGGTCGAGGAGCTCAAGTCCGACAAGGACATGGCGGGCCTGCGCGTCAACCCGCTGCTCCTCATCGCCAAGGCCGTCCTGGTCGCCGCCAAGCGCAACCCGGAGATCAACGCGGCCTGGGACGAGGCGAACCAGGAGATCGTGCTCAAGCACTACGTGAACCTGGGCATCGCCGCGGCCACCCCGCGGGGCCTGATCGTGCCGAACATCAAGGACGCGCACGCCCAGACCCTGCCGGAGCTGTCGCGCTCCCTGAGCGAGCTGGTCGCCACCGCCCGCGAGGGCAAGACGACCCCGGCGGCCATGCAGGGCGGCACGTTCACCATCACCAACGTCGGCGTCTTCGGCGTCGACACCGGTACGCCGATCCTGAACCCGGGCGAGTCCGCGATCCTCGCGGTCGGTGCGATCAAGCTCCAGCCCTGGGTCCACAAGGGCAAGGTGAAGCCGCGTCAGGTCACCACCCTGGCGCTGTCCTTCGACCACCGCCTGGTCGACGGCGAGCTGGGCTCCAAGTTCCTGGCGGACGTCGCCGCGATCCTGGAGCAGCCGAAGCGGCTGATCACCTGGTCATAA
- the pdhA gene encoding pyruvate dehydrogenase (acetyl-transferring) E1 component subunit alpha: MTVESTAARKTTRRSSGTKRTTSASAKKAQASENTEPELIQLLTPEGERVQHPEYDIDLSAEELRGLYRDMVLTRRFDSEATSLQRQGELGLWASLLGQEAAQIGSGRALRDDDYVFPTYREHGVAWCRGVDPTNLLGMFRGVNNGGWDPNSNNFHLYTIVLGSQTLHATGYAMGIAKDGADSAVLAYFGDGASSQGDVNESFVFSAVYNAPVVFFCQNNQWAISEPTEKQTRVPLYQRARGFGFPGVRVDGNDVLACLAVTRAALERARRGEGPTLVEAFTYRMAAHTTSDDPTRYRRDAEREAWEAKDPILRLKAYLEREGHADAAFFEELEAESEALGKHVREVVRAMPVPEHMAIFDNVYADGHALVDEERAQFAAYQASFTGGEAE; the protein is encoded by the coding sequence GTGACCGTGGAGAGCACTGCCGCGCGCAAGACGACGCGACGCAGCAGCGGCACCAAGCGCACCACCAGCGCGAGCGCGAAGAAGGCACAGGCATCCGAGAACACGGAGCCCGAGCTCATTCAGCTGCTGACGCCCGAAGGGGAGCGCGTCCAGCACCCCGAGTACGACATCGATCTGAGCGCCGAGGAGCTGCGCGGGCTCTACCGGGACATGGTCCTCACCCGCCGCTTCGACTCCGAGGCGACCTCGCTGCAGCGCCAGGGCGAGCTGGGCCTGTGGGCCTCGCTGCTGGGCCAGGAGGCCGCCCAGATCGGTTCGGGCCGCGCGCTGCGCGACGACGACTATGTCTTCCCGACCTACCGCGAGCACGGCGTCGCCTGGTGCCGCGGGGTCGACCCGACGAACCTGCTGGGCATGTTCCGCGGCGTGAACAACGGCGGCTGGGACCCCAACAGCAACAACTTCCACCTGTACACGATCGTCCTCGGCTCGCAGACCCTGCACGCCACCGGCTACGCCATGGGCATCGCCAAGGACGGTGCGGACTCCGCCGTGCTCGCGTACTTCGGTGACGGCGCCTCCAGCCAGGGCGACGTCAACGAGTCGTTCGTGTTCTCCGCGGTCTACAACGCCCCGGTCGTGTTCTTCTGCCAGAACAACCAGTGGGCGATCTCCGAGCCCACCGAGAAGCAGACCCGCGTCCCGCTGTACCAGCGTGCCCGCGGCTTCGGCTTCCCCGGCGTCCGCGTCGACGGCAACGACGTGCTGGCCTGCCTCGCGGTCACCCGCGCGGCGCTGGAGCGCGCCCGCCGCGGCGAGGGCCCCACGCTGGTGGAGGCGTTCACCTACCGCATGGCCGCCCACACCACCTCCGACGACCCGACCCGCTACCGCCGCGACGCGGAGCGCGAGGCATGGGAGGCCAAGGACCCGATCCTGCGCCTCAAGGCGTACCTGGAGCGCGAGGGGCACGCCGACGCGGCGTTCTTCGAGGAGCTCGAGGCGGAGAGCGAGGCGCTCGGCAAGCACGTCCGCGAGGTCGTCCGCGCCATGCCGGTCCCGGAGCACATGGCGATCTTCGACAACGTGTACGCGGACGGGCACGCGCTCGTCGACGAGGAGCGCGCGCAGTTCGCCGCCTACCAGGCGTCCTTCACGGGCGGAGAGGCCGAGTAA
- a CDS encoding response regulator transcription factor → MREDGKITVFLLDDHEVVRRGVHELLSVESDIEVVGEAGTAADALVRIPATRPDVAVLDVRLPDGSGVEVCREVRSQNQDVKCLMLTSYADDEALFDAIMAGASGYVLKAIRGNELLSAVRDVAAGKSLLDPVATARVLERLRDGNNPKGDDKLDSLTDQERRILDLIGEGLTNRAIGERLHLAEKTIKNYVSSLLSKLGMERRSQAAAYVARRQAQRG, encoded by the coding sequence GTGCGCGAAGATGGAAAAATCACGGTATTTCTGCTGGACGACCATGAAGTCGTGCGGCGCGGCGTCCACGAACTGCTCTCCGTGGAATCCGACATCGAGGTGGTCGGCGAGGCCGGCACCGCCGCGGACGCCCTGGTCAGGATCCCCGCGACGCGTCCGGACGTGGCCGTGCTCGACGTGCGCCTGCCGGACGGCAGCGGTGTCGAGGTCTGCCGCGAGGTCCGATCGCAGAACCAGGACGTCAAGTGCCTGATGCTCACCTCGTACGCCGACGACGAGGCCCTCTTCGACGCGATCATGGCCGGAGCCTCCGGTTATGTCCTCAAGGCGATCCGGGGCAATGAGCTGCTTTCGGCCGTACGGGACGTGGCGGCCGGCAAGTCCCTGCTCGACCCGGTGGCGACCGCCCGGGTCCTGGAACGGCTGCGCGACGGGAACAACCCGAAGGGCGACGACAAGCTCGACAGCCTGACCGACCAGGAACGGCGGATCCTGGACCTGATCGGCGAGGGCCTGACCAACCGGGCCATCGGCGAGCGGCTGCACCTCGCCGAGAAGACGATCAAGAACTACGTCTCCAGCCTGCTGTCGAAGCTGGGCATGGAGCGCCGCTCCCAGGCCGCCGCGTACGTGGCCCGCCGGCAGGCCCAGCGCGGCTGA